One window of Jannaschia sp. CCS1 genomic DNA carries:
- a CDS encoding winged helix-turn-helix domain-containing protein: MDQIRFADFVLDRRRRVLLRGRDIVPLGARAFDLLEVLHTHRDRVVSRDEIMQAVWPDTIVGDNNLNVQVGNLRRLLGADAIVTVPGRGLHFALEDWQPGPELALPDRPSVVVLPFEALGGDPDFDWLADGFVEDITTELSRFRDLFVVARNSAFTYRQMPRDLRAVTRELGVRYVVEGSVRARADRVRVAAQLIDAANGGQVWAENFDSDMSDHFETQARVARAIATCLSPQIDRAEADRIRVLAPEDLTAHGLAQRAWAVISSGEMAYDPGLRDRAEDLARQALALDANSALAWRVRAWVAWWHVYHGTTESVPGTLAAGIEAATRAIAIDKTDHQARRLRAQLHFMKQDVASALPELRQAHNMNPNCAITLCWLGFYEAVNGRADIGVPLAEAGLRRSPRDPARGSMLSALGFAQFAARNYDATAEAAEAALAESAQSATPLILGTIAYVGQGRVEKATETFRKVRSVAPKLVEARLSGRWLSANPDYLARADTFFRVAAGLAPSEVATTLR, translated from the coding sequence ATGGATCAAATTCGTTTTGCAGATTTCGTTCTGGACCGTCGAAGACGGGTGCTCCTGCGCGGTCGTGATATCGTCCCACTCGGGGCGCGGGCGTTCGACTTGCTAGAGGTCTTGCACACCCATCGCGACAGGGTCGTGTCGCGAGACGAAATCATGCAAGCCGTCTGGCCGGACACAATCGTTGGCGACAACAATTTGAACGTTCAGGTTGGAAATCTTCGGCGGCTACTGGGCGCAGATGCTATCGTCACCGTGCCTGGACGGGGTCTTCACTTTGCGCTTGAAGATTGGCAACCGGGCCCGGAGCTTGCCCTTCCTGATCGGCCGTCTGTCGTTGTACTGCCTTTTGAGGCACTGGGCGGTGATCCTGACTTCGACTGGCTTGCCGACGGGTTCGTGGAGGATATCACGACCGAGCTTTCCCGCTTTCGCGACCTGTTTGTGGTGGCCCGCAACTCAGCGTTTACCTACCGTCAGATGCCACGCGATCTGCGGGCGGTCACCCGGGAGTTGGGCGTGCGGTATGTTGTAGAAGGGAGCGTGCGGGCGCGGGCTGACCGTGTGCGGGTCGCGGCGCAGTTGATCGATGCAGCCAATGGCGGTCAGGTCTGGGCGGAAAACTTCGACAGCGACATGTCCGACCATTTCGAGACACAAGCGCGCGTCGCGCGCGCCATCGCCACCTGCCTCTCGCCGCAAATCGACCGGGCCGAGGCCGATAGGATCCGCGTGCTTGCCCCAGAAGACCTGACCGCCCATGGCCTCGCGCAGCGCGCCTGGGCTGTGATCTCCTCCGGTGAGATGGCCTATGACCCTGGACTGCGCGACCGTGCCGAAGATTTGGCGCGACAGGCTCTCGCGCTGGATGCAAATTCGGCCCTGGCGTGGCGGGTGCGTGCCTGGGTTGCTTGGTGGCATGTCTACCACGGCACCACCGAAAGTGTTCCGGGAACCCTGGCTGCGGGTATTGAAGCCGCAACCCGCGCGATCGCCATCGACAAAACAGACCATCAGGCACGCCGTCTCAGGGCGCAATTGCACTTCATGAAACAGGATGTCGCGTCCGCCCTGCCAGAGCTTCGTCAGGCACATAACATGAACCCCAACTGCGCGATCACTCTGTGCTGGCTGGGTTTCTACGAGGCGGTAAATGGCAGGGCGGATATCGGCGTTCCGTTGGCCGAGGCCGGTCTCAGGCGGTCTCCCCGCGATCCCGCACGAGGCTCGATGTTATCTGCCCTAGGCTTCGCGCAGTTTGCTGCGCGCAACTATGACGCGACGGCCGAGGCCGCTGAAGCGGCGCTTGCCGAGTCTGCACAGAGTGCGACACCCCTGATCCTTGGCACAATTGCCTACGTGGGACAGGGCCGGGTCGAAAAGGCCACTGAGACGTTCCGAAAGGTCAGAAGCGTTGCGCCCAAATTGGTGGAAGCGCGCCTGTCGGGCCGTTGGCTCAGCGCGAACCCGGACTATCTTGCTCGTGCGGATACGTTCTTTCGCGTGGCCGCCGGTCTGGCCCCTTCTGAGGTTGCTACAACGCTTCGCTGA
- a CDS encoding sulfotransferase family protein has product MTLQIIGTGLSRTGTMSTRLALQELGFGPCHHMMELFADPDQVAIWTDVARNGAADWNAVFAGYNAQVDFPGGRVWTQTIEAFPEARVVHTERPEEDWWASFSKTVLKVWANHERLTREMPKHIQDIFVNLTPFYIDDTFGGMPDKEMAIAAYRRTNREVRETVAPDRLLVFTPSDGWGPLCDFLHVPVPNTPFPRSNGRDEFWSNFDHEPADV; this is encoded by the coding sequence ATGACACTGCAAATCATCGGGACTGGCCTGAGCCGCACAGGCACCATGTCGACGAGACTGGCCTTGCAAGAATTGGGCTTCGGACCTTGCCACCACATGATGGAGCTGTTCGCCGACCCCGACCAGGTCGCGATCTGGACCGACGTGGCGCGCAATGGTGCGGCTGATTGGAACGCGGTCTTCGCCGGTTACAACGCGCAGGTCGATTTTCCGGGCGGTCGGGTGTGGACGCAAACCATTGAGGCGTTTCCCGAGGCCCGCGTGGTGCATACCGAGCGACCTGAGGAAGACTGGTGGGCCAGTTTCAGCAAAACCGTGCTCAAGGTCTGGGCCAATCACGAAAGGCTGACGCGGGAGATGCCGAAGCACATTCAGGACATCTTTGTGAACCTGACCCCGTTCTACATCGACGATACGTTCGGCGGAATGCCGGACAAGGAGATGGCGATTGCCGCCTATCGTCGAACCAATCGCGAGGTCCGCGAGACAGTCGCGCCCGACCGTCTGCTGGTCTTCACGCCTTCGGATGGTTGGGGGCCGCTGTGCGATTTTCTGCACGTGCCCGTTCCGAACACTCCGTTCCCAAGAAGCAACGGCCGCGATGAATTCTGGTCAAATTTTGATCACGAACCTGCGGACGTCTGA
- a CDS encoding sulfotransferase family protein — MTLNIIGSGFGRTGTMSTKMALNQLGLGTCHHMSEVMGDPEQPPFWSAYVAGESVDWQAVFAKYTAQVDFPGAAVWPELVRAFPSAKVIHTERPEEDWWASYSKTIGKFWLHYKAQPMPPEMIEFFGAMDTLIRKGVFGGSDRETCIAAYRRNNALVRETVPSNRLLVFTPSDGWEPLCRFLDVPVPDGDFPRSNSRDEFWAQLGGEPAEA, encoded by the coding sequence ATGACCCTGAATATTATCGGATCCGGCTTTGGCCGGACAGGCACGATGTCGACAAAGATGGCCCTCAACCAGCTTGGCCTGGGGACCTGCCACCACATGAGCGAGGTCATGGGCGACCCGGAACAGCCGCCGTTCTGGTCAGCATATGTCGCCGGCGAGAGCGTCGACTGGCAGGCTGTCTTTGCCAAATACACCGCGCAGGTGGACTTTCCCGGTGCCGCCGTCTGGCCCGAGTTGGTCCGCGCCTTTCCCAGCGCCAAGGTGATCCACACCGAACGACCGGAAGAGGATTGGTGGGCCAGCTACTCCAAAACGATTGGCAAATTCTGGCTGCATTACAAAGCGCAACCCATGCCGCCCGAAATGATCGAATTTTTCGGCGCAATGGACACGTTGATCCGAAAAGGGGTGTTCGGCGGGTCAGACCGCGAGACCTGCATCGCCGCGTACCGGCGCAACAATGCCTTGGTTCGCGAAACCGTCCCGTCCAACAGGCTTTTGGTCTTCACGCCGTCAGATGGGTGGGAGCCGCTGTGTCGGTTCTTGGACGTGCCCGTGCCCGATGGTGATTTCCCGCGCAGCAACAGTCGCGATGAATTCTGGGCCCAGCTCGGCGGCGAACCTGCGGAGGCCTGA
- a CDS encoding class I SAM-dependent methyltransferase: MQEGQFAAAYHAVLAQTQVGPGTHHLDAGCGAGMATSLSASLGAVVSGLDASETLLEIARERTPGGDFRHGDLEAPPFDDDSFDLVTGFNSFQFAGDAAQALREAGRVTRPGGKIVVMTWGEPAGLEAAGHVAALKPLSPPPPPGAGGPFALSEDASLRTFAEAGGLTPLEVVDVNTPRHYPDLATALRGMASSGVAVKAAEHSGEHILTSAMARFLTPFQKPGGSVTFGASARYLIATV, translated from the coding sequence GTGCAGGAAGGGCAGTTCGCCGCCGCGTATCACGCGGTTCTGGCGCAGACACAGGTTGGCCCGGGCACGCATCACCTGGACGCTGGTTGCGGTGCGGGCATGGCCACTTCCCTGTCGGCCTCCCTTGGTGCTGTGGTGTCCGGGCTTGATGCGTCCGAGACGCTCTTGGAAATCGCGCGCGAACGCACACCGGGTGGCGACTTTCGGCATGGCGATCTTGAAGCGCCGCCTTTTGACGACGACAGTTTCGATCTTGTCACTGGCTTCAATTCCTTCCAATTCGCGGGCGATGCGGCACAAGCGCTGCGCGAGGCCGGACGTGTGACGCGTCCGGGTGGCAAGATCGTCGTCATGACCTGGGGTGAGCCCGCGGGCCTGGAGGCCGCCGGACACGTCGCAGCCCTCAAGCCGCTCTCGCCACCACCCCCACCCGGTGCAGGCGGGCCGTTCGCACTGTCCGAAGACGCAAGCCTGCGCACCTTCGCCGAAGCGGGAGGGTTGACGCCGCTGGAGGTGGTCGATGTGAACACCCCGCGGCACTATCCTGATCTCGCGACGGCGCTGCGTGGAATGGCATCGTCGGGCGTGGCCGTTAAGGCTGCGGAACACTCCGGTGAACACATACTGACGTCGGCCATGGCCCGATTCCTGACCCCATTCCAGAAGCCCGGTGGCAGCGTCACTTTTGGAGCGAGCGCCCGGTACCTCATCGCAACTGTCTGA
- a CDS encoding NIPSNAP family protein, producing the protein MITCYVGYELNPNKISEFEEYARMWIPLVRKFGGTHHGYYLPHERPNDLAVCLFSFASLGDYEAYRIKSAEDE; encoded by the coding sequence TTGATAACTTGCTACGTTGGGTACGAACTGAACCCAAACAAAATCTCAGAGTTTGAAGAGTATGCTCGAATGTGGATTCCGCTGGTCAGGAAATTCGGCGGAACCCATCACGGTTATTATCTCCCCCATGAGCGTCCCAACGACTTGGCTGTTTGTCTGTTTTCTTTTGCATCCCTTGGAGATTATGAAGCTTACCGCATCAAGAGTGCAGAAGATGAATAA
- a CDS encoding pyridoxamine 5'-phosphate oxidase family protein — translation MTQITTIEALEALYEDAVPAALTKVTSVMTPLYRQWIEASRFAVLSTVGPEGTDASPRGDDGSVVRVVDEMTLHMADWRGNNRLDSLRNIVRDGRVSLMFMVPGCNNVVRINGSAVLTTEPELISSFAKNDKTPRTVIVVTIGEMYFQCAKAIMRSEIWNGKDESAKVPSAGDLIAEMKADFDGRAYDVGYAEYAKPRMW, via the coding sequence ATGACCCAGATTACAACGATTGAAGCTTTGGAAGCACTTTACGAAGATGCCGTCCCCGCAGCGCTCACGAAGGTAACATCGGTAATGACGCCGCTGTATCGGCAATGGATCGAAGCATCACGGTTTGCCGTTCTTTCGACAGTTGGTCCTGAAGGCACTGACGCGAGCCCAAGGGGCGACGATGGGTCGGTTGTTAGAGTTGTAGACGAAATGACGTTGCACATGGCGGATTGGCGCGGAAACAACCGGTTGGATTCGTTGCGCAATATTGTTCGCGATGGTCGGGTCAGTCTGATGTTTATGGTTCCTGGGTGCAACAACGTCGTTCGGATCAACGGCTCTGCGGTTTTGACCACTGAACCAGAACTGATCAGTTCGTTCGCCAAGAACGACAAGACACCGCGGACTGTCATCGTCGTCACCATCGGTGAGATGTACTTTCAATGTGCCAAAGCAATCATGCGATCTGAGATATGGAATGGCAAAGATGAGAGCGCCAAAGTGCCTTCAGCCGGTGACCTCATCGCAGAGATGAAAGCTGATTTTGACGGTCGCGCCTATGACGTTGGATATGCCGAATACGCCAAACCAAGGATGTGGTGA
- a CDS encoding AraC family transcriptional regulator, whose translation MGQNQKHPVLAPSSADTLQGLPYEVVSYRKTYESGYRSDWHSHPRHQIIYSVSGLMMTDTEGVRWAVPSGFGLIVPAGIAHTTKMIGDVSIETLYVSPSSRGRSAFESCRVVSISAMLASLISELCREELRDRNSRKAFHLRQLIFLELSDAPTSHLAVKYPVDPQLRRVCDALIADPANSWTIDQWAFEIGKSRRSFTRAFYSQTDQTFRQWTQRLRCQLALQKRAEGQSLERIARDLGYGSRYSLEAMMQKLIMVEEIN comes from the coding sequence ATGGGCCAAAATCAGAAACACCCTGTGTTGGCACCTTCGTCAGCGGACACGCTGCAAGGGTTGCCGTATGAAGTTGTCAGCTATCGAAAAACCTACGAAAGTGGGTATCGGTCAGATTGGCATAGCCACCCGCGACACCAAATCATCTACTCTGTGTCGGGCTTGATGATGACCGATACAGAAGGTGTCAGATGGGCCGTGCCTTCCGGCTTTGGACTGATTGTACCGGCAGGCATCGCACACACCACGAAGATGATTGGCGATGTCAGTATTGAGACCCTCTATGTCAGCCCCTCTTCAAGAGGAAGGTCAGCCTTTGAAAGCTGTCGAGTGGTCAGTATCTCAGCAATGCTTGCTTCATTGATCTCAGAGCTCTGTCGCGAGGAATTGAGGGACCGGAACAGCAGGAAGGCATTCCATCTACGGCAACTCATCTTTCTTGAATTGTCGGATGCACCGACATCACATTTGGCTGTGAAATATCCCGTTGACCCACAACTACGGCGGGTCTGCGACGCGTTGATCGCCGATCCTGCGAATAGCTGGACGATTGATCAATGGGCTTTCGAGATCGGAAAGAGCCGACGGTCTTTCACGCGGGCTTTTTACTCTCAAACTGATCAGACGTTTCGGCAATGGACGCAGCGACTACGTTGTCAATTGGCTCTACAGAAACGGGCAGAGGGACAGTCACTTGAGCGCATTGCTCGTGATCTCGGCTATGGCAGTAGATATTCTCTCGAAGCGATGATGCAAAAAC